A part of Pirellulaceae bacterium genomic DNA contains:
- the allB gene encoding allantoinase AllB — translation MKQRFAIASRQVVTPACIGPAAIVIADGKIEQVTTMARAVSLTEVLDYGDAVIGPGLIDSHIHINEPGRSEWEGFVTATQAAAAGGITTLIDMPLNSSPVTTSADALLQKVAAAQHQCWVDVGFYGGLVPTNLQHIPELIDAGVFGIKAFLCDSGLEEFPAVTRRELDFAMRLLAQANVPLLVHAELADDLPPPMTRPDSYVEYVHSRPSRWEINAIGMLLELARLHGCQVHIVHLATADAAIWQELAEARRNGVAVTVETCPHYLYFAMEEIADRQPIYKCAPPIRSADNRAGLRRALLLGLIDTIGSDHSPCPAELKCIETGNVQLAWGGIAGVQFMLPAVWQALQADGVELPQLFQWMSTRPAQLLKLSHRKGSIQPGLDADLVVWDSTPIWSVQPNEVLHRNGISPYVFKLLRGKTLKTFVRGQLVYDGGTLSSAPQGDIIRR, via the coding sequence ATGAAACAACGCTTTGCCATCGCCAGCCGGCAGGTGGTTACGCCGGCCTGCATCGGTCCAGCAGCCATCGTCATTGCGGACGGCAAGATTGAGCAAGTCACCACCATGGCCAGGGCGGTCAGCCTGACAGAAGTTTTGGATTATGGCGACGCGGTCATTGGCCCGGGACTGATCGACTCGCACATACATATCAACGAACCGGGACGCAGCGAATGGGAAGGCTTTGTCACCGCGACCCAGGCGGCGGCCGCAGGCGGCATTACGACGCTGATCGACATGCCGCTCAATAGTAGTCCAGTCACCACCAGTGCCGACGCACTACTGCAGAAGGTCGCTGCAGCGCAACACCAATGCTGGGTAGATGTTGGCTTTTACGGCGGTCTGGTGCCTACCAATCTGCAACACATTCCCGAATTGATTGACGCGGGCGTATTTGGCATCAAGGCCTTCCTGTGTGATTCTGGGTTGGAGGAATTCCCCGCCGTTACGCGCCGTGAACTTGATTTTGCAATGCGGCTCTTGGCTCAAGCCAACGTCCCCCTGTTAGTGCATGCGGAGCTAGCCGATGACCTGCCGCCTCCCATGACACGACCTGACTCGTATGTCGAGTATGTGCATTCACGGCCCAGCCGCTGGGAAATCAACGCCATTGGCATGTTGCTGGAACTGGCGCGATTGCATGGCTGTCAGGTCCACATCGTACACTTGGCAACTGCCGATGCAGCCATCTGGCAGGAGCTGGCGGAAGCACGCCGCAACGGTGTCGCAGTCACTGTGGAGACCTGCCCACACTATCTTTACTTCGCAATGGAAGAGATAGCTGACCGGCAGCCCATCTATAAATGTGCTCCACCCATTCGCTCCGCAGACAATCGGGCAGGCCTGCGCCGAGCTCTGCTGTTAGGCCTGATTGATACTATCGGCTCGGACCACAGCCCATGTCCTGCTGAGCTGAAATGCATTGAAACTGGCAACGTGCAACTGGCTTGGGGAGGCATTGCCGGTGTACAGTTCATGCTGCCCGCAGTCTGGCAAGCCCTACAAGCTGACGGTGTGGAATTGCCTCAGTTGTTTCAGTGGATGTCGACACGACCTGCGCAGCTACTGAAACTTTCGCATCGCAAGGGCAGCATTCAACCTGGACTGGATGCCGACTTGGTCGTCTGGGACAGTACTCCAATCTGGAGTGTCCAACCGAATGAAGTTTTGCATCGCAATGGCATATCGCCCTATGTATTCAAGCTCCTGCGCGGCAAGACACTGAAGACCTTTGTGCGCGGACAGTTGGTCTATGATGGTGGCACGCTATCGAGCGCTCCCCAAGGAGATATCATTCGCCGATGA
- the ade gene encoding adenine deaminase: protein MDIKRIVANIVDADRQTIVPREVIVDAGTIVDIRATSQASSTFLIPGFVDAHVHVESSMLVPAEFARAAVVHGTIGSVSDPHEIGNVLGVAGVEFMLLNAATVPFKFCFGAPSCVPATTYETAGAEITVAEVRALLRDPRIGYLSEVMNFPGVLRGDPDMLAKIAAALELGKPVDGHAPGLRGKQAKDYFAAGISTDHECFSKPEALDKLAVGCKIAIREGSAARNFQELYELINDFPNDVMFCSDDKHPDELILGHINHLASRAVQGGMDLFKVIRAASLNAIEHYQLPIGRLRIGDPADFVELVDLTNFLAHRVFINGQLVAERGQSLIKTSQVQPINRFEARWCTLDSLAVAAATNNMVVIRALDGQLITQRATVPVVKQAGQAMSDPDSDVLKLVVLNRYREARPAVAFIQGFGLKRGALASSVAHDSHNIIAVGVDDHSICQAINRVISMQGGLAVSHGDAMLDLPLPVAGLMSTEPIEWVSQRYCLLDAEVRKMGSQLRAPFMTLSFMALLVIPELKLSDQGLFDGQLFQFTNTFV, encoded by the coding sequence ATGGATATTAAACGCATCGTCGCAAACATTGTAGACGCCGATCGACAGACAATAGTTCCACGCGAAGTGATCGTCGACGCTGGGACGATTGTAGACATTCGAGCAACATCTCAAGCGAGTTCGACGTTCTTAATTCCTGGCTTTGTGGATGCTCATGTTCACGTGGAAAGTTCGATGCTCGTGCCAGCGGAGTTCGCACGAGCTGCGGTCGTGCATGGTACGATTGGCAGCGTGTCTGATCCTCACGAGATCGGCAACGTGCTGGGAGTGGCTGGAGTCGAATTCATGTTGCTCAATGCCGCCACTGTACCGTTCAAGTTTTGCTTTGGTGCACCTTCATGTGTTCCAGCGACTACCTACGAGACCGCGGGTGCTGAAATTACGGTGGCAGAGGTGCGAGCGTTGTTGCGCGATCCGCGCATCGGGTATTTAAGTGAAGTCATGAATTTTCCGGGAGTTTTGCGCGGTGATCCAGATATGCTGGCGAAAATCGCCGCCGCATTGGAACTGGGAAAGCCGGTCGATGGACACGCACCCGGTCTCCGCGGGAAACAGGCCAAGGACTATTTCGCTGCGGGAATATCAACCGATCATGAATGCTTTTCGAAGCCAGAGGCGTTGGATAAGCTGGCTGTCGGCTGCAAAATTGCCATTCGCGAAGGCAGTGCAGCCAGAAACTTTCAGGAACTGTACGAGTTGATCAATGACTTTCCAAACGATGTCATGTTTTGCAGCGACGATAAACATCCCGACGAATTGATTCTGGGGCACATCAATCATTTGGCGTCGCGCGCTGTCCAGGGTGGAATGGATCTCTTCAAGGTCATCCGAGCTGCAAGCCTCAACGCTATCGAGCACTACCAGCTACCGATCGGGCGACTGCGAATCGGTGACCCGGCCGACTTTGTCGAACTGGTCGATTTGACTAACTTTCTTGCGCACAGAGTATTCATTAATGGTCAGTTGGTGGCCGAGCGCGGCCAGAGCCTGATCAAGACCTCGCAGGTGCAGCCTATCAACCGGTTTGAGGCGCGCTGGTGCACACTCGATAGCCTGGCGGTAGCTGCGGCAACCAACAACATGGTAGTTATTCGGGCACTGGATGGCCAGTTGATTACGCAACGAGCTACCGTGCCCGTCGTCAAACAGGCTGGTCAAGCCATGTCAGATCCTGACTCAGATGTGCTAAAACTGGTCGTCCTGAATCGCTATCGAGAGGCCAGACCAGCTGTTGCGTTTATTCAAGGCTTCGGGCTCAAACGCGGGGCGCTCGCATCATCGGTCGCTCATGATTCTCATAATATCATCGCGGTTGGCGTAGACGACCATTCGATTTGCCAAGCAATCAATCGGGTGATTTCGATGCAAGGAGGGTTGGCGGTCTCGCATGGCGACGCGATGCTCGATTTGCCGTTGCCAGTGGCGGGGTTGATGTCCACTGAGCCGATTGAGTGGGTTAGCCAGCGCTATTGCCTATTGGATGCAGAGGTCCGCAAGATGGGTAGCCAACTGCGAGCGCCTTTCATGACGCTGTCATTCATGGCCTTGTTGGTAATTCCCGAATTGAAGCTAAGTGATCAAGGTCTGTTTGACGGCCAACTATTTCAATTCACAAATACGTTTGTGTAA
- the pucL gene encoding urate oxidase, translating into MNVQLQAHSYGKSQVRFTKVTRQDNFHHLVECTAHVQLEGQFEETYLTGDNCQVIPTDTIKNTVYAVARRVEWVDIENYAMQLTAHFLEHFRHVRCASARIEQICWQRAIVAGQPHAHSFVRGPLEVAKCHVKQSREHCFVESGISGLQVLKTTASGFVGYIVDSYTTLQPTEDRVFATTVDSTWRWTDLPTQCDTVRQRVRSAILQMFSSEYSPSVQYTIYRIGHRVLQDLPEIRDITLAMPNQHRLLVDLSRLGLDNPNAIFCPTDEPYGDISATIGRA; encoded by the coding sequence ATGAATGTTCAACTGCAAGCTCACAGTTACGGCAAATCACAAGTTCGCTTTACCAAGGTGACGCGACAAGACAACTTCCACCACCTGGTCGAATGCACGGCTCACGTACAACTGGAGGGCCAGTTTGAAGAAACGTATCTGACCGGAGACAATTGCCAAGTGATACCGACAGATACGATCAAAAACACGGTCTATGCGGTAGCTCGCAGAGTCGAATGGGTCGATATTGAGAACTACGCCATGCAATTGACCGCTCACTTCTTAGAGCACTTTCGGCATGTCCGTTGCGCATCGGCTCGAATTGAGCAAATTTGCTGGCAGCGGGCGATCGTCGCTGGCCAACCTCACGCGCATTCCTTTGTACGTGGGCCATTAGAAGTTGCCAAATGCCATGTCAAGCAGAGTCGTGAGCATTGCTTTGTCGAATCAGGCATCTCCGGCTTGCAAGTACTAAAAACAACTGCTTCGGGCTTTGTCGGTTACATCGTCGATTCTTATACGACCCTTCAGCCGACCGAGGATCGGGTTTTTGCAACCACCGTAGACTCGACGTGGCGTTGGACGGACCTTCCAACTCAATGCGATACTGTGCGCCAACGGGTTCGCTCAGCAATCTTGCAGATGTTCTCGAGCGAATACAGCCCGTCTGTGCAATATACGATTTATCGCATTGGTCACAGAGTCTTGCAGGACCTACCCGAGATTCGAGATATCACACTTGCCATGCCCAATCAGCATCGGCTGCTAGTGGATCTGTCGAGGTTGGGGCTGGACAATCCCAATGCCATTTTCTGCCCTACCGATGAACCCTACGGCGACATCTCAGCAACCATTGGCCGAGCCTAA
- the uraH gene encoding hydroxyisourate hydrolase, protein MKNTITTHILNTSTGKPAAGVPVRLEIQTLNTWQLVAQETTDNDGRITDFLNNGALVAGIYRLIFDTREYFAATGQQTFFPQVTIEFEISSTQQHYHVPLLLSPYGYSVYRGS, encoded by the coding sequence ATGAAAAACACAATTACAACGCATATCTTAAACACCTCCACAGGCAAACCCGCTGCCGGCGTGCCTGTGCGTCTGGAAATACAAACGCTGAACACCTGGCAATTAGTTGCTCAGGAGACAACTGACAACGACGGACGCATTACCGATTTCTTGAACAATGGAGCGCTGGTCGCCGGTATCTATCGGCTGATATTTGACACTAGAGAGTACTTTGCAGCCACTGGACAACAGACGTTCTTTCCGCAAGTGACCATTGAGTTTGAGATCAGCAGCACGCAGCAGCACTATCATGTACCGCTTTTGTTGAGTCCGTATGGTTATTCCGTCTATCGCGGCAGTTAG
- a CDS encoding CDC27 family protein, whose translation MKHSIKQTCLFWILAIVVVGSGVSCKKRTRDMSEQIVRQLDQKTLKTDSLRQGMRNLAQMTPANRKNLTEEVRVLLNTWVKAAHSDGEGLTESKLISGWDPAAMRQVGSESFSRLQFATADIDYLFQCRLMRQLSNWIIAEPVRDTLLEPALNSKQQTLDTGEAVKLEHAYKLFDWTIRNIKLAGVPSSQAQIKTPDPREPLTDGGVGYSLLPLEATLYGAADFIVRGRVFAALAAQQGLTTCWISVGAQPGHSGDLLAMGVLIGKQLLLFEPKLGLPILDPDDSTWASLPDLANNPRILRRMSLPQYQYAFDAQAIRAVQLLLDAVPFATSLRAKLLDQGLLGDERMTVYADLDAMANELAKAVPNSTTAVWQTPLLAQLFAAQMQERLRETTDFSMRYMAEHGVWLMDNSLANGRWSHLAGRFEKSMDHPGALKLYIETRIDEQTLGKLAYDPDVQKSLGLFRGNAESKEQFEARVLQAHSIFSRAKFDVAYMLAQAHYDRGDFQSCAGWLKDRVLADPRAMRWHAPAWYLLARAYTQLNRLEDAAHALTQPAVDLAGGGTSETINPQDAGNRLRLRYLRRQQMEAAASTQPDSQPSDTHTPPSNALDDGSTDPAIPAADAGGDSP comes from the coding sequence ATGAAGCATTCGATCAAGCAAACATGTCTGTTCTGGATATTGGCCATTGTGGTGGTGGGCTCGGGAGTGTCGTGCAAGAAGCGGACACGCGATATGTCCGAACAGATCGTTCGGCAATTGGACCAGAAAACGCTCAAGACCGACTCACTGCGACAAGGTATGCGCAACTTGGCTCAGATGACCCCAGCCAATCGCAAAAATCTGACCGAAGAGGTTCGCGTACTGCTGAACACGTGGGTTAAGGCAGCCCACTCCGATGGCGAAGGATTGACTGAATCCAAATTGATTTCAGGGTGGGATCCGGCGGCCATGCGCCAAGTCGGTAGCGAGTCTTTCAGCCGACTGCAGTTCGCAACGGCGGATATCGACTACTTGTTTCAGTGTCGCTTAATGCGGCAATTGTCCAACTGGATCATTGCTGAGCCGGTCCGCGACACGTTATTGGAGCCCGCCCTAAATTCCAAACAACAGACGCTGGATACTGGCGAAGCTGTCAAACTGGAACATGCCTATAAGTTGTTTGACTGGACGATTCGCAATATCAAACTGGCTGGAGTACCTTCGTCTCAGGCGCAGATTAAAACGCCTGACCCTCGCGAACCGCTTACCGATGGAGGTGTGGGCTACAGTCTGTTGCCATTGGAAGCAACCTTGTACGGGGCGGCGGACTTCATAGTCAGAGGGCGAGTGTTTGCTGCGCTGGCAGCTCAGCAAGGATTGACTACCTGTTGGATTTCGGTTGGAGCTCAGCCCGGACACTCCGGCGATCTGCTGGCGATGGGCGTACTGATTGGTAAACAATTGCTGTTGTTTGAGCCGAAGTTGGGACTGCCTATTCTGGACCCTGACGACAGCACCTGGGCCAGCCTGCCAGACCTGGCAAATAATCCGCGTATTCTGCGGCGCATGAGCTTGCCGCAATACCAATACGCATTTGACGCTCAAGCAATTCGCGCGGTCCAACTATTATTGGATGCGGTTCCATTTGCAACCAGCTTGCGAGCCAAGTTATTGGATCAGGGATTGTTGGGCGACGAGCGAATGACGGTGTATGCAGACCTGGACGCAATGGCCAATGAATTAGCCAAGGCTGTACCGAATTCGACTACGGCCGTGTGGCAGACGCCACTTTTAGCGCAGTTGTTTGCCGCTCAAATGCAAGAACGACTTCGCGAAACAACCGACTTTTCCATGCGATATATGGCTGAGCACGGTGTATGGCTGATGGATAATTCGCTGGCCAACGGGCGCTGGTCGCACCTGGCCGGGAGATTTGAAAAGTCGATGGATCATCCAGGTGCATTGAAGCTGTATATCGAAACGCGAATCGACGAACAAACCCTTGGCAAGTTAGCCTACGATCCAGATGTGCAAAAGTCGCTGGGCTTGTTCCGCGGCAATGCCGAAAGCAAAGAACAATTCGAAGCGCGCGTGCTGCAAGCTCATTCCATTTTTTCTCGAGCCAAATTTGACGTGGCCTATATGCTGGCACAGGCGCATTATGACCGCGGTGATTTTCAGTCCTGCGCAGGCTGGCTCAAGGATCGGGTACTGGCCGATCCGCGCGCCATGCGCTGGCATGCTCCAGCCTGGTACCTGTTGGCCCGCGCCTACACTCAGCTTAACCGTCTGGAAGACGCCGCTCATGCTCTGACACAACCTGCCGTCGACCTGGCTGGTGGAGGCACATCCGAAACGATCAATCCTCAAGACGCCGGAAATCGCCTGCGCCTGCGGTATCTGCGTCGTCAACAGATGGAAGCTGCGGCCAGCACACAACCGGACTCACAACCGTCCGACACGCACACGCCACCAAGCAACGCTCTCGACGATGGTTCTACCGATCCTGCAATACCTGCCGCCGACGCTGGAGGAGATTCCCCATAA
- a CDS encoding M20 family metallo-hydrolase: MNAQRWNVDGQRLNRELLQLATFSDVSPPAVTRVVFSQADQAARQYLLELFQTCDLQVRIDAVGNIFARWVGSQPALPAVGTGSHCDAIPHSGRFDGTVGVLGGLEAIRALKSAGFEPKRSIELVMFTAEEPTRYGLGCLGSRLMAGVLPPERASRLTDDQGHTLEATRTAFGLEGALSSVRLATDYFAHWIELHIEQGPLLEQQQIPIGIVQAIAAPAALRCSFIGQGGHAGTVLMADRKDAFLGAAALALAVQQHALELGSVDTVATTGYVKVHPCAVNSIPAQVDLEIDVRDVDAARRNRVLEAIHSSAKSIAAERGLQVLLEVINADPPARSSATIASAIRHACQELGLDYLEMTSRAYHDTLFMAVIAPVAMVFIPCYRGYSHRPDEFVALDALECGVKVLAHTLATLSSDLEAPA; encoded by the coding sequence ATGAATGCGCAGCGGTGGAACGTCGATGGTCAGCGGTTGAATCGCGAACTGCTGCAATTGGCTACATTTAGCGATGTTTCACCTCCGGCAGTCACGCGAGTTGTATTTTCGCAGGCCGATCAAGCCGCTCGACAGTATTTACTAGAGCTATTTCAAACCTGCGATCTGCAGGTGCGTATCGATGCTGTGGGAAATATTTTCGCGCGCTGGGTCGGCAGCCAGCCAGCGTTGCCCGCCGTCGGCACCGGATCGCATTGCGATGCCATTCCCCATTCCGGTCGCTTTGATGGCACGGTAGGCGTGCTGGGCGGATTGGAGGCTATTCGTGCACTAAAATCTGCCGGCTTTGAACCCAAGCGGTCGATCGAATTAGTGATGTTTACAGCTGAAGAGCCCACGCGATATGGCCTGGGTTGTTTGGGATCGAGATTGATGGCTGGGGTACTGCCGCCCGAGCGTGCCAGTCGGTTGACCGACGATCAGGGCCATACACTCGAAGCCACGCGCACGGCATTTGGTTTAGAAGGTGCGTTGAGTTCAGTAAGACTCGCCACCGATTATTTTGCTCACTGGATCGAGCTGCACATCGAACAAGGTCCGCTTCTTGAACAACAACAGATTCCCATTGGCATCGTTCAAGCGATCGCGGCACCTGCTGCGCTGCGTTGTTCGTTCATCGGCCAGGGTGGGCATGCAGGTACAGTCTTGATGGCCGACCGCAAAGACGCGTTTCTAGGTGCTGCCGCATTGGCGTTGGCCGTCCAGCAGCATGCGCTGGAACTGGGGTCAGTCGATACAGTGGCGACCACTGGCTACGTCAAAGTGCACCCGTGCGCGGTCAATAGTATCCCTGCGCAGGTCGACCTGGAAATAGACGTTCGCGATGTGGATGCCGCTCGGCGCAATCGAGTGCTCGAGGCAATTCACAGCTCGGCAAAGTCAATTGCAGCGGAACGCGGCTTGCAAGTGTTGCTAGAGGTCATCAATGCTGATCCTCCCGCCAGGTCATCCGCCACGATTGCATCAGCTATTCGGCACGCCTGTCAGGAGTTGGGCCTGGATTATCTGGAAATGACTAGTCGCGCGTACCACGATACGCTGTTCATGGCGGTCATCGCACCGGTGGCCATGGTGTTCATCCCCTGTTACCGTGGGTATAGCCATCGGCCCGATGAATTCGTTGCGCTCGACGCGCTGGAATGCGGCGTCAAAGTACTAGCGCACACGCTGGCAACATTATCCTCTGATTTGGAAGCTCCAGCATGA
- a CDS encoding S1 RNA-binding domain-containing protein, whose protein sequence is MSEPESFEASSAPDNSSQPSVEPPKSSAASLPPARSGPISLDRIRQLRQSQQQSALRRPGGAASAGRTRQQVSGNDATAVDTPAKPAQSDHSGDATQTRPSPLATAPSASKSPTPAIASRVAVPSLRQPLSADLEDEFNQALSGDLNLDTMLVGDALLQVGRELGEGQRIAATVMKVHEENVFVSLGGPNEGVLSILQFTQPPEVGMQLEVIVRSFLPDEGLYDVSIPGSTVSVADWSEIKEGELVEVVVTGSNAGGLECQVSNIRGFIPISQIAPYRIENPAEFVGQRMLCIITEANQRRGNLVLSRRSVLERENAEQRAQRLAALAVGDQVKGTVRKIMDFGAFVDIGGLDGLLHISQLSWERVKHPSEVLHEGQQIQVRIEKIDPQTGKIGLAYRSLQDHPWSGVQERFPVGAVVKGTVTRIAEFGAFVKLATGIEGLVHISELAHHRVHNVSSVVHEEQEVEVKILAVEADKQRIGLSIKAVQAAPLSDESSDQAAADEAAAKPAAPVLPKHRGPLKGGIGKSSGGEQFGLKW, encoded by the coding sequence ATGTCAGAACCAGAATCGTTCGAAGCTTCTAGCGCACCAGACAACTCCTCGCAGCCTTCGGTTGAGCCTCCCAAGTCATCTGCCGCCAGTTTGCCACCCGCTCGTTCCGGCCCAATTAGCCTAGACCGCATCCGCCAGTTGCGTCAAAGCCAGCAGCAGTCTGCGCTACGCAGGCCCGGCGGTGCAGCTTCTGCCGGTCGAACTCGGCAGCAGGTCTCGGGTAACGATGCGACGGCCGTCGACACTCCGGCTAAACCTGCGCAGTCGGACCATTCCGGCGATGCAACGCAGACTCGTCCTAGTCCACTGGCGACCGCACCCAGCGCATCCAAGTCGCCAACGCCAGCTATTGCTAGCCGAGTTGCCGTTCCTTCGCTCCGACAGCCGCTGTCAGCGGACCTGGAAGACGAATTTAATCAAGCTCTCAGCGGCGATCTAAACTTAGACACGATGTTGGTCGGCGACGCATTGCTGCAAGTTGGTCGCGAACTGGGCGAAGGTCAGCGAATCGCAGCCACCGTGATGAAGGTTCACGAAGAGAACGTGTTTGTGTCGCTCGGCGGACCAAACGAGGGCGTGCTGTCGATACTGCAATTTACTCAACCTCCCGAGGTCGGCATGCAGCTAGAGGTCATCGTCCGCAGCTTCTTGCCTGACGAAGGTCTGTACGATGTGAGCATTCCCGGCAGCACAGTTTCGGTTGCCGACTGGAGTGAGATCAAAGAAGGCGAACTGGTGGAGGTCGTGGTTACCGGATCTAATGCTGGCGGGCTGGAGTGCCAAGTCAGCAACATACGCGGTTTCATTCCCATCAGCCAAATTGCTCCCTATCGCATCGAGAACCCTGCCGAGTTCGTTGGCCAGCGAATGTTGTGCATCATTACCGAAGCCAACCAGCGTCGCGGTAATCTGGTCTTGTCACGCCGCTCGGTTTTAGAGCGTGAAAATGCTGAGCAGCGGGCGCAGCGTCTAGCGGCCCTAGCAGTTGGAGATCAAGTCAAAGGCACGGTTCGCAAGATTATGGATTTTGGTGCATTCGTGGACATCGGTGGCTTGGACGGATTGTTGCACATCAGCCAGCTGTCGTGGGAGCGAGTGAAACATCCTAGCGAGGTGCTGCATGAAGGACAGCAAATTCAGGTTCGCATCGAAAAAATTGATCCTCAGACTGGTAAAATCGGCTTGGCTTACCGTTCGCTGCAAGACCACCCATGGAGCGGCGTTCAAGAGCGCTTTCCAGTTGGTGCCGTGGTTAAGGGCACGGTGACGCGCATCGCAGAGTTCGGTGCGTTTGTGAAACTGGCCACCGGAATTGAAGGCCTAGTTCATATTAGCGAGCTGGCTCATCATCGCGTGCACAACGTCAGTAGCGTAGTTCATGAGGAGCAAGAGGTCGAAGTCAAAATCCTAGCGGTTGAAGCAGACAAACAACGCATCGGATTGTCGATCAAGGCCGTTCAGGCTGCACCGCTGTCGGACGAGTCCAGCGACCAAGCGGCGGCCGATGAAGCGGCAGCAAAGCCGGCTGCACCGGTCCTGCCAAAACATCGCGGCCCCTTAAAAGGCGGTATCGGAAAGTCTAGCGGAGGCGAGCAGTTTGGCCTCAAATGGTAA
- a CDS encoding NAD(+)/NADH kinase — MVSLEVLVAVNPKSGTGSGQRLIAGLTNALQLGGWNCHVSDSLDQVQHRAGQLWAQQRLAAVVSAGGDGTVSALVNHLPTEVPILIFPLGTENLLARHWGLTCDAQQACNTLRAGRCVHMDVGCANGRLFLVMLSCGFDAQVVQALHAKRHGHIRQWTYAWPILRTWATYRFPLMGWHVVGGAKSEVRQRAWIFIFNVPRYAAGLPFCPQADPLDGRLDVCTFTQGGTLSSLYYLYRLCRGTHFELDDFEHSVQRSLRIDPPLDGTGKPLQIPYQIDGDPGGYLPVNLQVQPARVRLLVPETTQTGDPLPVQSLAWASG; from the coding sequence ATGGTAAGCTTGGAGGTGCTGGTTGCGGTCAATCCTAAATCGGGTACGGGCTCCGGCCAGAGGCTGATCGCAGGATTGACTAATGCATTACAACTAGGCGGATGGAACTGCCATGTGTCCGATTCGCTTGACCAGGTGCAGCACAGGGCAGGCCAATTGTGGGCTCAGCAACGACTGGCGGCCGTTGTGTCTGCCGGTGGTGATGGCACAGTATCGGCGTTGGTGAATCATCTGCCGACCGAAGTCCCGATACTCATCTTTCCGTTAGGAACAGAGAACCTCTTAGCGCGACATTGGGGACTGACTTGCGATGCTCAGCAGGCATGCAACACGTTGCGGGCTGGACGCTGTGTTCACATGGACGTGGGCTGCGCCAACGGCAGGCTTTTCTTGGTAATGCTCAGTTGTGGATTTGATGCCCAAGTCGTTCAGGCATTGCATGCCAAGCGGCACGGGCACATTCGGCAGTGGACCTATGCCTGGCCAATTCTACGCACCTGGGCTACCTATCGTTTTCCGCTGATGGGCTGGCATGTCGTGGGTGGGGCCAAATCGGAAGTACGTCAGCGAGCCTGGATTTTTATATTCAATGTGCCGCGTTATGCTGCAGGTTTGCCGTTTTGCCCTCAAGCCGACCCGTTGGATGGACGTTTGGATGTGTGCACGTTTACGCAGGGCGGTACCTTGAGTAGCCTTTACTATCTGTACCGTTTATGCCGCGGAACACATTTCGAGTTAGACGACTTCGAGCACTCGGTGCAGCGTTCGCTGCGCATTGATCCGCCGCTGGACGGAACTGGCAAACCACTACAAATACCGTATCAAATTGATGGCGATCCCGGAGGCTATCTACCGGTGAATTTACAGGTACAGCCAGCTCGAGTGCGACTATTGGTACCGGAGACTACCCAAACCGGCGATCCTTTGCCTGTTCAATCACTGGCCTGGGCGTCAGGCTAG
- the uraD gene encoding 2-oxo-4-hydroxy-4-carboxy-5-ureidoimidazoline decarboxylase, whose translation MNAAEYLNQLDHEQARFKLEHCCASEAWIEMMLSARPFASQAELELAADKAADRLQTSDWLQAFAGHPRIGNVNTLRTQDASTKHWAAAEQSGVNAASQVCLQELKRCNELYYAKFGFIFIVYATGKSAEQMLEILCSRLPNEREVELRIAANEQRQITRSRLQKLVQ comes from the coding sequence ATGAACGCCGCCGAGTATTTGAATCAATTGGACCACGAGCAAGCCCGGTTCAAACTGGAGCATTGCTGCGCATCTGAAGCCTGGATCGAAATGATGCTCAGCGCACGACCGTTCGCCAGCCAGGCAGAACTTGAGCTTGCGGCGGACAAGGCAGCCGACCGTTTGCAGACATCCGACTGGCTGCAAGCGTTTGCAGGACACCCGCGCATTGGCAATGTCAATACCCTGCGCACCCAAGACGCAAGCACTAAGCACTGGGCAGCCGCAGAACAGTCAGGAGTCAACGCTGCCAGCCAAGTCTGCCTGCAAGAATTAAAGCGATGCAATGAGCTGTACTATGCAAAATTCGGCTTCATCTTTATCGTCTATGCCACCGGAAAGAGCGCCGAGCAAATGCTGGAAATCCTTTGTTCGCGTCTTCCCAACGAGCGCGAAGTGGAATTGAGGATCGCGGCTAACGAACAACGCCAGATCACACGCAGCCGACTACAAAAATTGGTTCAATGA